Within Diprion similis isolate iyDipSimi1 chromosome 11, iyDipSimi1.1, whole genome shotgun sequence, the genomic segment CGCAAACGGGGAACTTGATGTACCAATTCCCCCCTCCtaaatttcttctcttttccaactgcagttgaaaatgaaaaataaatatacggaTAAAACCATTCGGTGACTAggaaagaatacaaaaatagaaGAACCGTAAAGAATTCAACTGAAAATATGTGTATGGAtgtttacatgtatatatatatacatagctgCTCACgtgaaatatacatatacagtggGCAAAACCCGAGGCTCGATCCCTTGCGAAATTTCTCCACCCACCCGGGTAGAGGAATGAGTCTTGGTAAAAAGTGAGCCGCCGGTATCTTTCTACTTTTTCTACTCTTTTTGCTTTCTTCCTAACGTGATACTACTGCTTGCTTTAGAATAGCCCTTCCCGGCTCCGGTGGACCATGGGGATCGTTTTTATCCCTTCACTCCCCGCAGCTTTGTACCAACCGCCGgggaaaaaaacgttgaatctTCTTACGTTAAGTGGCCCGCGATTTGCTCCGACGGttccaaaattcatttcatgcTTCCAGCTCGCGAGCTTTTCCCGTGTTTTCCAGGAGTTTCTGGTACTCTGAACTAGCACGAGACTCGGCCAGTCTTGGAATGAACTCGCCAAAATGAGCGGTATTTTTTTCCGTGAAAGCACACCTCAAACAAGTTTCGAGCATTGTATATAAGACAAGTTTAGACCCTGTTTTCTCGGGACGAAATTAACTCACTGGGTAATTGAACGTGTCAGGGTAATAATGGCTGTGGCTAAATATTCATAACGGATTAACGTGATCCTACAGGACAAAGATGAGCCTGCTCCACAGCAGCCATGCACCATTCGAGGGCAAAACCGGGGCTGCATCCACTGCACCACATAATCGTGATCGGCCTCAGGCTGCACCGGCTGGTGCATCATGAGATAATCATTAACACAGCACCGCCCCACTCCGAGTTCTAATCGACCAATGacgcgtatatatatgcaacaTATAATCCTCGCGATTCTCACCGGCGATCGATCATGTTAACAGATGTCTGTTAATCGCTGCGAgtatgagaagaaaaagaagagtaaTTTCTTATTCTGGGTACCTTGCGGAGCTGGATAATTCGGTGAAAGTTCTCCCGGTTCCGTGAACTCGCCAAGTCTCCGTACTCGGTCCGTCGTGACAGTTTTTCCCACTGCAAACAAACTGGGATATATCTTAGGTTCGGAAAAGTTGAATGTGTCTATCCACCACTCCCTGCGTTACTTTACTGGCTTCTTTATTTCATAATACTCGGAGGAACTTTTCTCCTGCGGGTGCAGAAGGACGATGGTTCGGGTCAACTTCCAGGCCACCCTTCAACCGGGGACGTTTCACCGCGTGGAGGGGTGCCTGGTGTTTAACTTCAGAACCGACACAATAGGAGCTCTCCAAATGCCGGCCGAGTGTTCGATGCGAGTTAAATTTTGTCGAATTCGTAAAATTCGGAGGGCAAGATTGTTACCGAAATTTAGTAGCTAACTCGGCGATTCAAAGAGCTGCTATTGTATACGCAAATGGAATCGATGGGAAAACTGCCCAAGATTTGGATGCAGTAAAATTGCTTGAAATCCTTATTCCAataggaaaatttatttattccaagGACATTTAACGTCACTGCGATGCAGCCCACAACTCGACGCGTCAGCTGGGTTCATGGGACGATAAAGTTATCAtgaaagtttaattttcaatcgggaaaaattgtttctgCTTCTTGTACGACCGCGGTACAGTTTTAGATGGTCGGCTGGGTGAGCGGGCGTCGACCGCAGCCAAACCGAGTTACTTTTATTGTTAGTGTCAGCGCGGCAGCCCGATTCCGCTGTACGCAGAAGGTGACCGTAAACCTGAAGCAGCAGAAGGTTCAGAACGGTATACACAGGAACACGGGCTTTCTGAAATATTCAGAATTCAGCGAAAACTAGGGCGGCCATTTGAACGGAAAATCTAACGTTCTTAGTACGGGTGAGGTGGAAAAACCGCACGACGTTGCGACGAACTTTATAGCCGGTAAAACGTTCAACATGCCCGACGCAAAACGGCGGTGAAGTTTACGCGATTTCACCAAGTCGACGCGCATCGACGACACAAACTTTTTCGCAAACTGCCTTCCGCGGCGTTCATTTACACCGGAATAAAATCACGAAACACTAAGCTTACTCACCTTGGCTCGGGTCTCGACGGTGTCGGGTCCCAGAGATCGGTCGGCTCTCGGTACCGTCAGACTCTGGAAGTCGCTGATGCTGTAGGGGCGATACGACCTTCGCCGATGCTCCGACAAGCTGAGACCGTAATCAGACACGCTCTTGAGCCAGTCATTTGCGGCGGTGAAACGCTGTTCGGGGTCGTAGGAACGCGTGGTTCGGGGTTGGTGTCGAATTAGTTGGCGGTAAAAGCTGAGCTCACTTTGATCGTCCCTCGGCGTCCCACTCGGTGGTCGACTGTCGACATTGCTGACCGACTCCTGGCAAGTGTCGCCGAATACCGACAACGTCGAGCCCTCTGGGGAGTGGATTCGCCCCTGAGTCGGAACTCCTGGGGGTTAAATATCGCGTGTGAGGTTCACGATCAGCTGAAACGTCTCCAAGGTCCGGATCTTTGGcttaccttttttttcgaggTACTGTTCCAGGTAGCTTTTGGCCTTGGTCTTGGCCTCGACGACTGGAGGCGTCAGAACGGTGCCAAGCTTCTTGTCGTTCTTCATCGGCGAGGTGTTGTCGTCGATGCTCTTCGAGGGCTCTTTTTTCTTGGTCTTCTGTTTCTTCTTGTTTGGATCAGGCGCCAGCTTTACCTTGGGAATGATTCTCTTCGGGAGCGGCAGCAACGAGGCGATTGGTTTTACTCGGAATTCCGAAGTAGTTAACGATTCGTTGGCTGCGGTATAATCGAGCCAAATTAACGAATTCCTTGCTAATTCTGTATGGAGAATTCCGTCTGGCTGGGTTGATTTGGCGTCACCACATTTTCCAGCAATTCGGACAGCCTCGCAGCCTGGAATTTACTCCAGATTGAATAAACGATTCTCTCATCGATGCATACGACGAACGCACCAATCTTTAATGTTGAGCTGCAATCCTCCGCCTCCAGAGAGTCTAACGAGTAAAGTGACATCGTACCTACTGTCCCCGATTCTTTGCCTTACAAAATTCTATGTAAATGTATAGCAAATTGACGCTGCGCCGGAGTGATAACGGCTGAATTGACATTCGACTGTGGTTTATTTTTACCAACGGTATAAGCATTGAGATATATGATCATACTCTCTTTTTCAACTGATAAAAATTGCCTCCGTCAAAGTAGCTGTCACTAGGTCTTTTGCATTTTGGCGCCATCTTGTAAATCAGATAAGAGATAAATTTGAGCGTGATGGTCTTCTTGATTTCCGCTTATTCCTGTCATGGTCTCATTTCATGTATACTCTAAGTGTCATTTACACCTCGAGTACCTTTTCATAATAGTGACTAGCCCATTAAACCAAAATGTTTTATAGCTCGGCAGTAGTAACTAGCAATTAAAATCTAAGTTTCTCTGCAGCAACCAGCAACTACACATATTATATTGATGTGTGACATCAAATACGTATGGCTGGTGTATAAACAGGTGGAAATTGAAGCCCGTTCGGAAAATCGATTCACCAGCGCACCTCAACCACACTTTACCGACTGCTGAGAACTTGGACCTGCTTGCTTGGCAATGACGCACCTGCAACGTTTATGGACTTTCCCCAGCACCAGCGGCCGGATTGTAGACCAACCGGTGAACGGCGCCGACATACAGCAAGGTGCGGAACTAGAATGGTTGCCATGGATTCAAAGCGCGAAAACACGCTAAGCTAGTAGTTTGACTTGGTAAATAGTTGTCCAGGTGCAATGTCAACGGGTCTAGATTTTGTCAGAGGATCCACCTTGACTCCCAGTCGAAGTAAAAATCGGAATCGTTTGAATCTGTGCTATGCTTATCCAGAGCTGACCACGGCCGAAGAATCGAACTCGTTAATCACAACAATCGGTTCGAAGAACCTGCGGAAATTGAACGGCATCAACGATCTGACTGAGGATGGTTTGTACGCCGGTTCGGCAGACTCGTTGACCAAAACCGTGGTCAAACCGTACCAGCTAAACCGATCAAAGGCTAATAACGCGAGGCCAAAAACATGCTGCAGGCATCTCGAGATAGCCGTTCGGGAAGTCCGAATCGACTCGCACGAGCAAAACGCAGCCGTCGAGGTAAAGTCGGTGGCCCTGCTCTACAAGAGGAAAGTTATTTGCAGATCGCCAAGCCCGTTCAACAGCCAGCTGTACAAGCTGCTGCTCAGAGACCCACCGGACTCTGCAAATCTCTCGATCCAAGTGCAGATGCGAGACGGAAGCTCTAGCGTACTTCCACTTCCATTGCCCAGACACAGCGTGAGCAACAGCAAAATCGAGATAGATTTCTCGATAAGCACTGCCAGCGGTGTTCTCCACTCGGGAACCGTGGTCTGCACGTTTTCTCTGACCATCGAGGGCCACCAGCCATTCGGGGGTTTGTCGAAGGATTTTTACGTGCCCAGCAACGACCCGAACGACCCTAGAAACGCCGCTTTCATGCGACGCAGCAAATCGGAACGGAAAACAAGAGAGGTGAAATACTTTTTGCTGGATCACCCAGCGCTGCGATTTGATTCTGGCGAGATAGAGCCGCGCCGAAGATCCGACAGACGTCCGGAGCCCAAGGAAGTGGAGAACGTGATAATCGAACACGCCTCTTTCACCCTCGGCCAGATGTCCCTCAGGCACTTGTTCCAAGCCAGACATCCGCTGCGACCGTCGTCCAGCACCAACTCCCAGAAGCTCCGAGGCACCAAGAAGGAATTCCTGGTGGTCACCGTCCTCAGGGGGGTCGAGGTCCCGATCAGGGAGGAATCGGCGCTGATTCAACCCCTGCTGGAAATCGAGTGGGGCGACACGATACACCAGACAACGCCGGCGGATGGCTCAGTTCCCATCTGGCACCAGACCTTCCGCTTCGAAACACCCGAGCAGAGCGAGGACCAGAGCGTCAAGCTGCGTCTTTACGACCAGCACCCCGTCTGGGGCCTCCA encodes:
- the LOC124412524 gene encoding uncharacterized protein LOC124412524, translated to MSTGLDFVRGSTLTPSRSKNRNRLNLCYAYPELTTAEESNSLITTIGSKNLRKLNGINDLTEDGLYAGSADSLTKTVVKPYQLNRSKANNARPKTCCRHLEIAVREVRIDSHEQNAAVEVKSVALLYKRKVICRSPSPFNSQLYKLLLRDPPDSANLSIQVQMRDGSSSVLPLPLPRHSVSNSKIEIDFSISTASGVLHSGTVVCTFSLTIEGHQPFGGLSKDFYVPSNDPNDPRNAAFMRRSKSERKTREVKYFLLDHPALRFDSGEIEPRRRSDRRPEPKEVENVIIEHASFTLGQMSLRHLFQARHPLRPSSSTNSQKLRGTKKEFLVVTVLRGVEVPIREESALIQPLLEIEWGDTIHQTTPADGSVPIWHQTFRFETPEQSEDQSVKLRLYDQHPVWGLQWLGEASIPMEVHRDYQELERWVGLSPLSSPVLSFGYVQPSPGHSYTRLYVLMKMEQPGNPKPTDNLSVDSLARAVQRCTIVPYKVENVDNPVDASRLAMLLPSLPLRYGPLTPKQALALNKVDHFGRAAFLATLLRGLGLESKVILGSSQTRKCAAYVLTTEENSEATIWDPENGDQYHPGDARCSLTKVYRLINHQNIWENTQQNIRSVSFKHDMKLSKDWRPVGRTNDADESHPTQTLELNNCIPRGDSEEDFGKSIEDHLKAKISEWRSADCVTTTWNRHAVTTLRGFLLKFSDLRNGQPDKKELKQLCRAYYTHGFIVNLRHSSLAELAEQVMSTKIHKTFGPIEFALACHVQRYIGNAHSLWLGIVVLRSRE